One Cynocephalus volans isolate mCynVol1 chromosome 5, mCynVol1.pri, whole genome shotgun sequence DNA window includes the following coding sequences:
- the LOC134378924 gene encoding chloride intracellular channel protein 4-like produces MPLNRGKEEDKEPLLELFVKAGSDGESVGKRPFSQRLFMILWLKGVVLSASTVDLKRKPADLQNSAPGTHPPFITFNNEVKTDVNKIEEFLEDVSCPPKYLTLSPEHPASNTAGMDIFAKFSAYIRNSRPEAKEALERGLLKTLRKLDEYLNSPHLMNLMRILWRTLSFLHVNFVDGNEMTLADGNLLPKLHIVKVVAKKYRNFDIPKGMTGIWRYLTKAYSRDEFTNTCPSGQEVEIAYSDVAKRLTK; encoded by the coding sequence ATGCCGCTgaacagagggaaggaggaggacaaAGAGCCCCTCCTCGAGCTCTTCGTCAAGGCTGGCAGTGATGGGGAAAGCGTAGGAAAACGCCCCTTTTCCCAGAGGCTCTTCATGATTCTTTGGCTCAAAGGAGTGGTACTTAGTGCCTCAACCGTTGACCTGAAAAGGAAGCCTGCAGACCTGCAGAACTCGGCTCCTGGGACCCACCCGCCATTTATAACTTTTAACAATGAAGTCAAAACGGATGTCAATAAGATCGAGGAATTTCTTGAAGATGTCTCATGCCCTCCCAAGTACTTAACGCTTTCACCAGAACACCCCGCATCAAACACTGCTGGAATGGACATCTTTGCCAAATTCTCTGCATATATCAGGAATTCAAGGCCAGAGGCTAAGGAAGCACTGGAGAGGGGTCTCTTGAAAACACTGCGGAAACTGGATGAATATCTGAATTCTCCCCACCTGATGAACTTGATGAGAATACTATGGAGAACATTAAGTTTTTTACACGTAAATTTTGTGGACGGCAATGAAATGACATTAGCTGATGGCAACCTGCTGCCCAAACTGCACATTGTCAAGGTGGTGGCCAAAAAATATCGCAACTTTGATATCCCAAAAGGAATGACTGGCATCTGGAGATACTTAACTAAGGCTTATAGTAGGGATGAGTTCACCAATACCTGTCCCAGTGGTCAGGAGGTTGAAATAGCATATAGTGATGTAGCCAAAAGACTTACCAAGTAA